From the genome of Streptomyces sp. NBC_01304:
CGCTGATAGCTTTGGGAGTTCTTCTTCATGTTGGCGATTGCCTCGGCAGCCGGTGAACCACTGCCACAAATACCCTTCGTTCCCGCACACGAAGCGGTGGCCCGACTGGCCCTGGACCGCCCCGAGGTGGTCGCCGTGCGGTGCGGCGACACCGCCGTCACCTACGGCGAACTGATCGCCTGGGCCCGGCAGTTGTCCCACCGCCTCGCCGCAGCCGGGGTCGGCGTCGGAGACCGGGTCGCCCTCCTCGCCGAGCCCTCCGCCGCGATGATCGCGTCCGTGCTCGGCATCCTGGGCGCGGGCGCCGCCTACGTGCCCATCGACCTGGCCCAGCCGGACGCCCGGCTCGCCACGATCCTCTACGACGCGCAGGTGAAGGCCGTCGTGACGACGGCGCACACCCAGCCTCGTACGGCCGGATCCCAGGTGCCCGTCGTGACGGTCGCGAACCTCCCCGCCGAGGAACCGAACGCCGGGCTCACCGACGCCGACTCCGAAGACGCAGCCGCAGCCGCAGTCGCAGCCGAGAACAATGCCAACTCCGGCCCCGGCGACGGGTCCTTCGCCGCCACGGCCGGCCCGGCGGACCCGGCCTACCTCATCTACACCTCGGGCAGTACGGGCGAGCCCAAGGGCGTCATCGTCGAGCACCGCAACCTCGCCGCGTCGACGCGGGCACGCCTCATGGTCTACCCGGGGACCCCGACCTTCCTTCTGCTCTCCCCGCTCGCCTTCGACTCATCGGTCGCCGGCATTTGGGGGACGCTCCACGCGGGCGGCTGCCTCGTCGTGGCGACCGCGGACGAACTGCGCGACGCCGAAGCGCTGGTGGCCCTCGTCAGCCGCCATCGCGTGGACCGCACCCTCTGCGTGCCCACCCTGTACGGGCTGCTGCTCGACGCCGCCGAACGCGCCGGTACGTCCCCGCTGGCCTCGCTGCGCCAGGTGATCGTGGCGGGCGAGGCCCTGCCGCAGACGCTGGCCGACCGGCACTTCGCGGTGCACTCCTCGGTGGTCGACCTGGTCAACGAGTACGGCCCCACCGAGGCGACCGTATGGGCCGCCTTCCACCGCTTCACCGGCACCGGACCGGTCAGCATCGGCGGCGCGGTCCCGGGCGCCCGCCTCTACGTACTCGACGGCGAGCTGCGGCCCGTACAGCCGGGCGTGGAGGGCGAGTTGTTCATCGGCGGGGCCGGGGTGGCCCGCGGCTACTTCGGCCGCCACGAGGCCACGGCGGCGGTCTTCCTCGCCGACCCGTTCGCCGACGAGCCGGGCGCACGCATGTACCGGACCGGCGACATCGTGCGCTGGACCGACGGGGACCGGCTCGACTTCATCGGCCGCAAGGACGACCAGATCAAGGTCCGCGGCCACCGCGTGGAGCTCGGTGCGGTCGAGTCGACCCTGTGCCTGCTCGACGGCGTCCAGGACGCGGTCGTGCTGCCCGACGCACAGGGGACGGGCCTGATCGGCTTCGTCGCCTCCGCGCAGGACGCGGACCCGCTCGCACTGCGCCGCGCCCTCGCGGAGAAGCTGCCCCCGGTGATGGTGCCCGGCGAACTGCGGGTGCTGCCGGAGCTGCCGCGCAACCTCAACGGCAAACTCGACCGCGCGCTGCTGCGGACGCTCGCCGCGGAGCCGGCTGCCGCCGCCGCCCGGTCCGATGCCGCGCCCGTCTCGGGCGAGCCGCTCACCGCCCAGGTGGCGGCCGCCTGGGCGGAAGTGCTCGGCGTGGCCACGGTGCCGCTGGACGTCAACTTCTTTGACTTCGGGGGCCATTCGCTGGCCATGTTCCAGTTGCAGGAAGCACTGGAGCGGCACTGCGGGATGCGGCCGACGATCGTCGCCCTGTTCCAGGAGACCACCGTGTCGGCGCAGGCCGCGCTCATCCGGGCCAGTCGTGAGCAGGGAGAGGAGGCGGGGCCGACCGGTTCCGCCGAGGCCGCCCGAAGAGCCCGTACCGCCAGACTTCGCCAGCAGCGCGCCCGCAGAGGAGCAGGCCAGTGACCACGGACACCTCACGCTGGCTCGCGTGCGACACCGCGCGCCCCGACGCGCGCATCCGTCTGGTGTGCTTCCCGCACGCCGGGGGTTCGGCCGCCTTCTACCGGGGCTGGGGACAGTCGCTGCCGGAGGCGGAGGTGTACGCCGTCCAGTACCCGGGGCGCGCCGACCGGTTCGACGAGGAACCTCCGCACGACCTCGTGCAGCTCGCCGCCGGCATCGCGGACGCGCTGGAACCGCTGGCGGATCTGCCGCTTGCCTTCTTCGGGCACAGCCTGGGCGCTCCGATCGCCCTGGAGACGGCGCGCGCGCTGCAACACCGGGGCATTCACCTCGCCCACCTCTTCGCCTCGGGCTCCCGGGACGCCCCGCTGCCTGACCTCGACGGGCCGGAGGAGGACCCCGACCAACTCCTCGAAGACCTGGTCAGGATGGGCGGTACGGACGCGGAGATGGCGGCCGACCCGATCTTCCAGGAGATCGTCATGCCGTATCTGATGGCCGACGGCATCATGTTCCACCACTACGACATGACGCCCGAGCCGGTGCTCACGTGTCCGGTCACCACCATCGTCGGCGACCAGGACGACGACGCGGACCTCCGTCCGTGGAGCGCGCTGAGCACGGAGCCGGTCCAGCAGGTCGGCGTCCCCGGCAACCACTTCTACCTCATCGCCGACCCGCCGTACTCCGTCCTGCGGGAGACCCTGGCCGCCTCGCGTCCCGGCTCCCGCTGAACTTCGCGTACGGCGACTCGCGTACGGCAGGTGTCAGAGGTCGTCCATGCTCGGTGGGCCCGCGACGCACTTCCCGGTCTTGTCCACCACGTAGACGATGTCGCGAGTGCCGATGGCGTCCGGGCCTTCCGACTTGGCCGGCTCGGGGTCGATGAACGGGCAGGTCGACTCCACTCCCCGGACGACGACCTTGTACGTCACAGGCCATGCGCGCTCCTCGTCCCACCCGAAGTAGGAGCCGCCGCCCGAGGTGTCGTCATTCCCGATGACCACGACACCGCGCTTTCCCGTACCCGGGACAACCGACCACGTGAGCGTCCCTTGCCGATTCGTTGACCAACCGCACCGGCAGTCCCGCACTCGCATCGGCCGAACCACCGCACCCCGTCACGGAGATGGCAGCGATGCCCAGGGCGGCGAGCAGCGACATGCGCCGGCGTGTCCTGCTCCGGCCGGACGTGCTGCCGAGCCTGCCCGGCCGCAAGGATCGCATGTCTGGCCTCTCCGTCGTGGTCGTGGGCGGGTCGTGGATCATCGCAGGTCATGGGCGTGCCGAGCAACGGTCCGAGAGGTCGGGGGCCGGGCGAATCGGTACGTTCCGGCCGCCGCTCGCGGGGAGTTGTCCGTGCTCTCTCCCGGAATTGTCCTTGATCGGTAACAGGCGGATCCGTCGGCGGCTCTGTCTCGTCCTGACAGTTGGTCGCAAAGTGGCCAGGGGATCGGCGAGGAACTGCAGTGAAATGGGGCGGACATGGCGCGGCACGGCGGTGGGCGGGGTTGGTACGGCAAGGTCGTCGGGGCAGCGCTCGGAGTGACGCTGCTTGCCACCGGCGCCTCGGTGTGGAGCGCGCAGGCCGGTACCGGGGGCGACGCGTCCCCCAAGCCGAAGGCGCCGCGCGTGAAGCCGGTAGCGGCGACCATCGCGCACGCCTCGGAGGCGGGGGCGCGCGGTCTCAACATCACCATTGACGACGGCCCCGACCCCGTGTGGACCCCTCAAGTGCTCGACCTGTTGCGGGAGTACGAGGTGAAGGCCACGTTCTGCATGGTGGGGACGCAGGCGCAGGCCCACCCGGACCTCGTGAAGAAGGTGGTCGCGGCCGGGCACCGACTGTGCAACCACTCGGTGTCGCACAACACGGCCATGGACAAGCAGTCCCAGCGCTACCAGTCGCAGCAGATACTCGACGCCGAACGCATGATCACCAAGGCGTCCGGCGGCGTCCGGCCGATGTACTACCGGGCGCCCGGTGGGGCGTTCACCCCCTACAGCCGCAAACTCGCCGCTTCCCGGGGCATGCGCCCGCTGGGCTGGAACGTCGACTCCAAGGACTTCGAGCGTCCGGGCGCGGACGCCATCGTCGCCACGGTCGAGCGCGAGCTCCCGGGCGGGCCGACCCTCCTCTTCCACGACGCGGGCGGCGACCGCGCCCAGACCGTCGAGGCCCTGCGCCGACTCCTTCCCCGACTCAAGGAGCAGGGCTACTCCTACGGCTTCCCGGTGCGCTGACCTCGGATCCGCCGCGTTCCCCAATCTCCTGGGTGTACACGATCTCCTGGGCGTACACGGAAGCAGCTACTCCCGGCCCGAAGCCGAGTCGCGGAAGCGGCGCAGCAGTTCGACGGCTGCAGGGCTGTCCGGGTCGAAGCTGTGGATGCCGTCCTGCCCGTGGGAAACGGCTGCTCCCCACAGGCGGGCACCATGGCAGCGGAAGCAGAAGGCGATCTTGAACAGCAGATCGGTGGAGCTGTGCGCGCGGACGCCCCAGCCCGGGAAGAAGCAGCGGTGCAGTTCGCTCTCCGGCAGCTCGCCGATCAGTGCCAGGGTCTGCTCGGCCTGAGCCGCGTTCCAGATCGCGGTGACATCGCCCGTCAGGTCCGCCGACCTGATGTGCCGCGCCGGGTCGGTGATGCGGACGACTTCGAGCAGTTCGGCCTTCTCGCGGGCGGGCGGGAGCAGCATGCGCACAGTATTGCTGTCAGGCGGGTGCGGTGTCGCCGTCGAACGGGTCGTCGAACCGCCGGCTGTCGGTGAGGCCTTCGACGAATGCGCGGAAGTCTGCGGCCAGGGCGAGTTCGCTGCCGTCGTCGGTGTCGAACCAGGTGACCGTGGGCTCGCGGTCGGGGCCGTACATCCGGTGGTCCAGTGCGATCCAGAAGTGCCCGTCGCCGGACAGGAGCGCGAGAGGCGAGGGCAGCTGCCACTCCTTGACCGGGTACGGGGTGTCGAGCAGCGAGATCGTCCCCTCACATACGCCGATGCCCATCAAGTCCTCGAAGGGGACGTGGTCTTCGCTCCACGAGGTCGGACTGCTGGTGGGAAACACGCGGAACCGGTCCACCACGCTGCCGCCGTTCTGTACCCGCAGAAGGTCGGTCATGGCCGCCGGCCTGAGCGTCGACGGCTCGGGCTGTCCGCGGCCGGTGATTCGCCCCCCTCAGCCCGCCGATTCCCCCGCGTGCGGGCTCAGCGCGTCCGTCCCCACCAGCGCGAACAACACGATGCCGAGCAGGATGCGGTAGTACACGAACGGCATGAACGACTTGGTCGTGATGAACTTCATGAACCAGTTCATGCGTCGAGGTCCTGAGCGGCTTCGACCTGCTGTTTCCACCACTCTTCAAGATCGAATGGGAGAGCAGTGGGAGATGGCACCTTCCAGTGTTCTCCCTCGCTGGCCACGAAGCGCAGCCACCTGGTTTGCAGCGAATCGGCAATCTCCTGCTCCATGGTCAGGGTAACGTGCGAGTAGAGACCTTCCACGCCGGCGACCTCGTGGCCCATGCGGGTCTCAACGGCGATGCGACTGTGTCGATCTTCGTCCAACCACTCCTTGCCGCCGTGACGAAGCAGGTACAGCCGCTTCCCGGCGTACGCGGTCGCAGAGACCTCCGGAAGGGGGCGGCGGGAGGTGACCAGCTGGGGCTGGCCCAGGCGAACCCTCTTGAACTCCTCGGAGGCCGGTCGACCGCGCGAGACCGGCTGCCAGTAGTAGTAGCTGAAGTTTGCGTTGGCCAGCAACCCGCCGCCAATGGCCGGGAACAGATACTCGTGATCATGGCTGGCGAGGAGCGCCGTGTGCAGTTCCGCAAGGAATCCGGGGAGGGAGAGATTTCGATGGGACTCGTACTTTGGCGGGAAGAGCTTCACCGGTCCCTTGCCGAACTCGCGTTGGAACTGCCACTGGACGCGGAGCGCGGGCAGTGCCGTTGGCCCGTAGCGCTCCAGGGCTTCTTTCCGCCGCTCAAGGTCGGGGTCTGAGGCCGGCCAGTTCGGGTGGCAGAACTCGCGGCGCAGAGCGTAGAGCTCGGCAGGCCGCATGACCGTGAAGGGCATCGTCAGGAAAAAGACATAACCGGCGAAGCCCCAGAAGGTAAGTGCATTGAGGGCGAGTTGGTGCACCTCCCTTATCTGCATGTCCTGCTTCTTCTCCCGGGGCTTCTTCGTGTACTTGCCGCGTCGGGACTTCTTCTTCACCGGCGATTCGGCCCGTAGGCTGTCATCGACCGCATCGTCCATGATCATGCTGAACACGAGCCGAATCTCTCTGGCGTACGCGTTACCGACACCGGGCTGGGCGTCCAAATGGAGACTCCATGCGCGGTAGTCGGAGGCCTTGATGTCGCCCACGGAGGTCTCGCCCCAGAAGGGCACGATGTGGTTGCGCAGGATGCCGTCGATCGTTCGCCATCGCAGGTGCCCGACGTCCTGCGTCCTCAGCCACTTGGGGCAGTAGGTGGACATGAGGATGCTTCCGTCGCGGCGGCTGATATAGCGCGCGTTGCGAACGTCGGATTCCCGGTCCAGTCCGTACTCGTAGGCGACCTCCTCGTCGGTGAAGCCACCCTGGCTGTCGTACTCGGGCTTCCCGTTCGGCTTGATGCGGCCGGTCTTCCAGCGGACGCGGCAGAAGTTGCCGCGCCACTCGATGTAGGGCATCAGGTGTCTCTCTTTCGGGGCGGTAGGGGCAGGGTTCGGCAGTTGAATAAGGCAGATGTGTTGCGGCGTGTGGGACTGCGGGGATCAGGCATGCACCCCTTGGGCGCGGCCCGGATCCTGGCGTGGAACGGCCGGGATACCTCCATGACTCGGACCGTCCGCAACGGACACACCATCACTTGGTGCGTCACGGAAGCCGCGTTGGGGTGACGAGCAGGTTGCCGGGCATGGGAAAACCCGCCCTGGTCCGGGAGTTCTCTCACGTC
Proteins encoded in this window:
- a CDS encoding non-ribosomal peptide synthetase produces the protein MARLALDRPEVVAVRCGDTAVTYGELIAWARQLSHRLAAAGVGVGDRVALLAEPSAAMIASVLGILGAGAAYVPIDLAQPDARLATILYDAQVKAVVTTAHTQPRTAGSQVPVVTVANLPAEEPNAGLTDADSEDAAAAAVAAENNANSGPGDGSFAATAGPADPAYLIYTSGSTGEPKGVIVEHRNLAASTRARLMVYPGTPTFLLLSPLAFDSSVAGIWGTLHAGGCLVVATADELRDAEALVALVSRHRVDRTLCVPTLYGLLLDAAERAGTSPLASLRQVIVAGEALPQTLADRHFAVHSSVVDLVNEYGPTEATVWAAFHRFTGTGPVSIGGAVPGARLYVLDGELRPVQPGVEGELFIGGAGVARGYFGRHEATAAVFLADPFADEPGARMYRTGDIVRWTDGDRLDFIGRKDDQIKVRGHRVELGAVESTLCLLDGVQDAVVLPDAQGTGLIGFVASAQDADPLALRRALAEKLPPVMVPGELRVLPELPRNLNGKLDRALLRTLAAEPAAAAARSDAAPVSGEPLTAQVAAAWAEVLGVATVPLDVNFFDFGGHSLAMFQLQEALERHCGMRPTIVALFQETTVSAQAALIRASREQGEEAGPTGSAEAARRARTARLRQQRARRGAGQ
- a CDS encoding thioesterase II family protein; translated protein: MTTDTSRWLACDTARPDARIRLVCFPHAGGSAAFYRGWGQSLPEAEVYAVQYPGRADRFDEEPPHDLVQLAAGIADALEPLADLPLAFFGHSLGAPIALETARALQHRGIHLAHLFASGSRDAPLPDLDGPEEDPDQLLEDLVRMGGTDAEMAADPIFQEIVMPYLMADGIMFHHYDMTPEPVLTCPVTTIVGDQDDDADLRPWSALSTEPVQQVGVPGNHFYLIADPPYSVLRETLAASRPGSR
- a CDS encoding polysaccharide deacetylase family protein: MARHGGGRGWYGKVVGAALGVTLLATGASVWSAQAGTGGDASPKPKAPRVKPVAATIAHASEAGARGLNITIDDGPDPVWTPQVLDLLREYEVKATFCMVGTQAQAHPDLVKKVVAAGHRLCNHSVSHNTAMDKQSQRYQSQQILDAERMITKASGGVRPMYYRAPGGAFTPYSRKLAASRGMRPLGWNVDSKDFERPGADAIVATVERELPGGPTLLFHDAGGDRAQTVEALRRLLPRLKEQGYSYGFPVR
- a CDS encoding SMI1/KNR4 family protein, which gives rise to MTDLLRVQNGGSVVDRFRVFPTSSPTSWSEDHVPFEDLMGIGVCEGTISLLDTPYPVKEWQLPSPLALLSGDGHFWIALDHRMYGPDREPTVTWFDTDDGSELALAADFRAFVEGLTDSRRFDDPFDGDTAPA
- a CDS encoding integrase — its product is MPYIEWRGNFCRVRWKTGRIKPNGKPEYDSQGGFTDEEVAYEYGLDRESDVRNARYISRRDGSILMSTYCPKWLRTQDVGHLRWRTIDGILRNHIVPFWGETSVGDIKASDYRAWSLHLDAQPGVGNAYAREIRLVFSMIMDDAVDDSLRAESPVKKKSRRGKYTKKPREKKQDMQIREVHQLALNALTFWGFAGYVFFLTMPFTVMRPAELYALRREFCHPNWPASDPDLERRKEALERYGPTALPALRVQWQFQREFGKGPVKLFPPKYESHRNLSLPGFLAELHTALLASHDHEYLFPAIGGGLLANANFSYYYWQPVSRGRPASEEFKRVRLGQPQLVTSRRPLPEVSATAYAGKRLYLLRHGGKEWLDEDRHSRIAVETRMGHEVAGVEGLYSHVTLTMEQEIADSLQTRWLRFVASEGEHWKVPSPTALPFDLEEWWKQQVEAAQDLDA